The Chloroflexota bacterium genome window below encodes:
- a CDS encoding ABC transporter substrate-binding protein, translating into MHNQRLGIGMLVPFAVDRSAIAEQFEQGLRSVLAPSIHDGMIKDVHVVVEEVGAGVILLEQKIQQLLGNRHVDILVLWLQSGLIEYITPFLERMPRPTLVVNLGENIPRTSEQHPWIVQHSLGLWQAHHALGRWAAEQLGRTTVHALSHYDSGYDLHYALLEGFNQAGGETVGHYLSHVAPDRGNFTPLWHYLAETPSDLLFYTACGPEAKQFLAAWADSPLLGKRSLVVSPMVWFEIEPELRSKLALTTCLPWHPDLLSSANAATNPFEALAQLLGLEAGACLAQALLESPNSDDQGLLQALNNATWTTPRGSIERYSSQQTSVPQLYLIQAHPTDQTSNQVIALELATLDLNPLLRTIEQAPRSGWLNSYLCV; encoded by the coding sequence ATGCACAATCAGCGTTTGGGCATTGGTATGCTCGTCCCTTTCGCAGTCGATCGATCAGCGATTGCCGAGCAATTTGAGCAAGGCTTGCGTAGCGTTCTGGCTCCCAGCATTCACGATGGCATGATCAAGGATGTTCATGTGGTTGTTGAAGAAGTTGGGGCTGGGGTGATTCTGCTTGAGCAAAAAATTCAACAATTGCTTGGCAATCGCCATGTTGATATTTTAGTGCTGTGGCTGCAAAGTGGCTTAATTGAATACATTACGCCATTTTTGGAGCGCATGCCACGCCCAACGCTGGTCGTCAACCTTGGTGAAAATATTCCACGCACGAGCGAACAGCATCCGTGGATTGTTCAACACAGTTTGGGATTATGGCAGGCCCATCATGCGCTTGGACGTTGGGCAGCGGAACAGCTGGGCCGCACCACCGTGCATGCCTTGAGCCACTACGATAGTGGTTATGATCTGCATTATGCCCTTTTAGAGGGGTTCAATCAGGCTGGTGGCGAGACAGTTGGCCACTACCTGAGCCATGTTGCGCCTGATCGCGGCAATTTTACGCCACTCTGGCATTATTTGGCAGAAACCCCTAGCGATCTGCTCTTTTATACAGCATGCGGCCCTGAGGCAAAACAATTTTTAGCGGCGTGGGCGGATAGTCCATTGCTTGGCAAACGATCGTTAGTCGTTAGTCCGATGGTTTGGTTTGAAATCGAGCCTGAGCTACGCTCAAAACTAGCCCTAACGACCTGTTTGCCATGGCATCCGGATCTCCTTTCGTCAGCGAATGCAGCAACAAACCCCTTTGAAGCATTGGCGCAGCTTTTAGGCCTAGAAGCTGGAGCTTGCCTGGCTCAGGCACTGCTTGAGTCGCCCAATTCCGATGATCAAGGGTTGTTGCAGGCGCTGAACAACGCAACCTGGACGACCCCACGTGGCTCAATCGAACGTTATTCAAGCCAACAAACCAGTGTGCCACAGTTGTACCTTATTCAAGCTCATCCAACCGATCAAACCAGCAACCAAGTTATCGCGCTTGAGCTTGCGACACTTGATCTTAATCCACTGCTTCGCACCATTGAACAAGCGCCGCGCAGTGGCTGGCTCAACTCATATTTGTGTGTCTGA
- a CDS encoding tail fiber protein, whose translation MAEPFLGELRLFSFVFAPRGWALCNGQLLPINQNQALFSLLGTTYGGDGRVNFALPDLRGRIPIHMGNGHTLGERAGEQAHTLSITELPTHNHMLSASIQPANSASGYPPARSSGVNGYTTAGPTGTMNPLAVGSVGGSQAHLNMAPFLTISFCIALQGIFPSQT comes from the coding sequence ATGGCAGAACCATTTTTAGGCGAGCTTCGCCTGTTTTCGTTCGTATTCGCCCCGCGTGGCTGGGCTTTGTGTAATGGTCAATTATTACCAATTAATCAAAATCAAGCCTTATTTTCGTTATTAGGCACAACCTATGGTGGCGATGGTCGCGTCAATTTTGCTTTGCCCGATTTACGCGGGCGTATTCCGATTCATATGGGCAATGGACATACTTTAGGTGAACGCGCAGGCGAGCAAGCCCATACCCTCTCGATTACAGAATTACCAACCCATAATCATATGCTTTCAGCTTCAATCCAGCCCGCCAATAGCGCTAGTGGCTATCCGCCAGCCCGTTCGAGTGGGGTCAATGGCTACACCACCGCTGGCCCAACTGGCACAATGAATCCATTGGCCGTCGGTAGTGTTGGGGGCAGTCAAGCCCACCTGAATATGGCTCCATTTTTAACGATCAGTTTTTGCATTGCCTTACAAGGCATCTTCCCATCGCAGACTTAA